From one Lolium rigidum isolate FL_2022 chromosome 4, APGP_CSIRO_Lrig_0.1, whole genome shotgun sequence genomic stretch:
- the LOC124649455 gene encoding ABC transporter G family member 48-like: MRRAIPLANHDLGAGGSNGLVEIELLASGDGGRALLERVLQDDSERFLRSLRDRLDRVGIELPSIEVRYEGLSVEVDAFVGSSALPTLWNVTANFLRSLIGRLASSNKKTINILRNVNGILKPSRMTLLLGPPSSGKSTLMRALSGKLDKKLKVLSRLFFYAYYSFFLLFFMAGCIEMITVSFMPQVSGNITYCGHMFSEFYPERTSAYVSQYDLHNAEMTVRETLDFSRRCLGIGSRYNMLTELAKRERNAGIMPDPEIDAYMKATAVQGHESNIVTDLTLKVLGLDICADTLIGDDMIRGISGGQKKRVTTGEMLTGPARALFMDEISTGLDSSSTFQIVKYVKQLVHVMNETVMISLLQPPPETYNLFDDIILLSDGYIVYHGPRENILEFFEASGFRCPARKGVADFLQEVTSKKDQEQYWYREQEQYRHVSVPEFAEIFKSFHVGQQMLKDMQIPFEKSKTHPAALTTKKYGLSSKESLKAVMSREVLLMKRNSFIYIFKVSQLIILGLMAMTVFLRIKMPSGQISDGTKFFGALTFNLITILFNGFAELQLTIKMLPTFYKQRDFLFFPAWTWGLANIILKIPVSLMEAGVWVTLTYYVMGFAPAAGRFFRQLLAFFATHQMAMALFRFLGAVLKSMVVANTFGLFVILVIFIFGGFLIPRDDVRPWWIWAYWSSPLLYSQNAISVNEFLASRWATPNTDTSIDAPTVGKALLKSKGLFTTDGGFWLSIGAIIAFTILFNILYILALTYLSPSGTSNTLVSDNENDSEANVSSTMASSIPMGTNGSTNRPSQSGFVLPFQPLSLSFNHVNYYVDMPPEMKEQGFAESRLQLLTDISGAFRPGVLTALVGMSGAGKTTLMDVLAGRKTSGSIEGSITLSGYPKKQETFARISGYCEQNDIHSPNVTVYESILYSAWLRLSSDVDDKTRKMFVEEVMTLVELDVLRNAMVGLPGVDGLSTEQRKRLTIAVELVSNPSIIFMDEPTSGLDARAAAIVMRTVRNTVNTGRTVVCTIHQPSIDIFESFDEEIPGIEKITKGYNPATWMLEVSSPLAEARLEVNFAEIYANSDLYRKNQELIKELSIPPPGYEDLSFRTKYSQNFYNQYVANFWKQYNSYWKNPPHNAMRYLMTLLYGLVFGTVYWQKGTKLDSQQDLFNLLGATYAALFFLGAANCFTVQPVVAIERTVFYRENAAGMYSPLSYALAQTSVEIIYNIVQGCLYTLVIYPMIGYDWKADKFFYFLFFIITSFNYFTFFGMMLVAITPSAMLASILVSFALPLWNLFAGFLVVRTMIPIWWRWYYWLNPVSWTIYGVVASQFGENTGTLKVPGGEPVLVKQFLDDNLGIRYDFLGYVVLGHFAYVVAFFFVFGYSIKVLNFQKR; encoded by the exons ATGCGGCGGGCCATCCCCCTGGCCAACCACGACCTGGGCGCCGGTGGTAGCAACGGGCTGGTGGAGATCGAGCTCCTGGCGAGCGGGGACGGCGGCCGCGCGCTGCTGGAGCGGGTGCTCCAGGATGACAGCGAGCGGTTTCTGCGGAGTTTGAGGGACCGGCTGGATCGGGTGGGCATCGAGCTGCCGAGTATTGAGGTCAGGTACGAGGGCCTCAGCGTTGAGGTCGACGCGTTCGTGGGGAGTAGCGCCTTGCCCACGCTCTGGAATGTTACCGCCAATTTTCTCCGG AGTCTTATTGGGCGGCTTGCCTCCTCCAACAAGAAAACCATCAACATACTCAGGAACGTCAACGGCATCCTCAAACCTTCCAG GATGACTCTTCTTCTTGGACCTCCTTCTTCAGGAAAGAGCACGCTTATGAGAGCGCTTAGTGGCAAGCTTGATAAAAAACTCAAGGTTTTATCTCGTCTGTTTTTTTATGCTTATTattcttttttccttcttttctttATGGCCGGATGCATAGAAATGATCACCGTCTCTTTCATGCCGCAGGTATCTGGCAACATTACGTATTGTGGCCACATGTTCTCGGAGTTCTACCCCGAGAGGACCAGCGCGTACGTCAGCCAGTACGACCTGCACAATGCGGAGATGACAGTGAGAGAGACATTGGATTTTTCCAGGCGCTGCTTGGGCATTGGTTCCAGATACAACATGCTCACAGAGCTCGCTAAGAGGGAGCGCAACGCGGGCATAATGCCGGACCCTGAGATCGACGCATACATGAAAGCTACCGCGGTGCAGGGGCATGAGAGCAATATTGTAACAGATCTTACTCTCAAG GTCCTTGGGCTTGATATTTGTGCTGATACCTTGATCGGTGATGATATGATCAGAGGGATTTCTGGTGGGCAAAAGAAACGTGTCACAACTG GGGAAATGTTAACAGGACCCGCAAGGGCTTTGTTCATGGATGAAATCTCCACTGGTTTGGATAGCTCTAGCACGTTTCAGATTGTAAAGTACGTGAAGCAATTGGTCCATGTGATGAATGAGACCGTGATGATCTCCCTCCTACAGCCACCACCTGAGACGTACaacttgtttgatgatattattcTGCTATCAGATGGATACATAGTGTACCATGGGCCACGTGAGAACATCTTGGAATTCTTTGAAGCTTCTGGTTTTCGGTGCCCTGCCAGGAAAGGAGTCGCAGACTTCCTTCAAGAGGTCACTTCCAAAAAAGACCAAGAACAATACTGGTACCGTGAACAGGAACAATATCGTCATGTGTCAGTCCCGGAGTTTGCTGAGATTTTTAAGTCATTCCATGTAGGCCAGCAAATGCTCAAGGACATGCAAATCCCTTTCGAAAAGTCCAAAACCCATCCTGCCGCATTGACCACCAAGAAGTATGGCCTATCCAGCAAGGAGTCACTCAAGGCAGTGATGTCGAGAGAGGTGTTGTTGATGAAGCGCAACTCATTCATCTACATCTTCAAAGTCTCCCAGTTGATCATCCTTGGGCTCATGGCCATGACTGTGTTCCTTCGAATAAAGATGCCCAGTGGGCAGATTTCTGACGGTACCAAATTCTTTGGAGCCCTGACTTTCAACTTAATCACCATCTTGTTCAACGGGTTTGCTGAGCTACAGCTAACCATAAAAATGCTTCCTACATTCTACAAACAAAGGGATTTCTTGTTCTTCCCTGCATGGACCTGGGGATTGGCAAACATCATCTTAAAAATTCCTGTTTCGCTTATGGAGGCTGGGGTATGGGTCACCCTCACATACTACGTGATGGGCTTTGCGCCTGCTGCAGGAAG GTTCTTTCGTCAGCTTTTAGCTTTCTTcgctactcaccaaatggcaatGGCTTTGTTCCGATTTCTGGGTGCTGTTTTGAAATCAATGGTTGTGGCCAATACTTTCGGGTTGTTTGTGATCCTTGTTATTTTCATATTTGGAGGATTTCTTATCCCTAGAG ATGACGTCAGACCATGGTGGATATGGGCTTACTGGTCATCTCCTCTGTTGTACAGTCAAAATGCAATATCTGTCAATGAATTCCTTGCCAGTAGGTGGGCCACT CCAAACACCGACACTTCTATTGATGCACCAACAGTAGGCAAGGCTCTTCTTAAATCGAAAGGACTTTTTACTACTGACGGGGGCTTCTGGCTCTCCATAGGAGCCATTATAGCATTCACAATCTTGTTCAACATCTTATACATTTTGGCCCTTACGTACTTGAGTC CAAGTGGCACCTCAAACACACTAGTTTCAGACAATGAGAATGATTCAGAAGCCAATGTATCATCTACTATGGCATCTTCAATACCCATGG GTACTAACGGATCCACAAATAGGCCAAGTCAGTCAGGATTTGTCTTGCCTTTCCAGCCTCTTTCACTTTCTTTCAACCATGTAAACTATTATGTGGACATGCCTCCG GAAATGAAGGAGCAAGGATTTGCGGAAAGTCGTCTCCAGTTGCTCACTGATATCAGTGGTGCTTTCAGGCCAGGTGTTTTGACAGCATTAGTTGGCATGAGTGGAGCTGGAAAGACCACTCTAATGGATGTCCTGGCAGGAAGGAAAACTAGTGGGTCTATTGAAGGAAGTATCACCCTCTCTGGTTACCCTAAAAAACAAGAAACTTTTGCCCGCATTAGTGGCTATTGTGAACAGAATGATATCCATTCACCAAATGTTACTGTATATGAGTCCATTCTCTACTCAGCCTGGCTGCGTCTTTCATCAGATGTCGATGACAAAACCAGAAAG ATGTTTGTGGAGGAAGTCATGACCCTTGTAGAGCTTGATGTGTTGCGTAATGCTATGGTTGGTCTCCCTGGAGTTGACGGGTTATCGACTGAACAAAGGAAGAGATTGACAATTGCTGTGGAGCTGGTATCAAATCCTTCAATCATATTCATGGATGAGCCAACTTCTGGTCTTGATGCTAGGGCAGCAGCGATTGTCATGAGGACGGTGCGAAATACAGTCAACACTGGGCGTACTGTGGTTTGCACAATCCATCAACCCAGCATCGATATATTCGAGTCTTTTGATGAG GAAATTCCAGGTATTGAAAAGATCACAAAAGGATATAATCCTGCAACATGGATGTTGGAAGTTAGCTCCCCTCTAGCCGAGGCTCGTTTGGAAGTAAATTTTGCTGAAATTTATGCTAATTCCGATCTTTATAG GAAAAACCAAGAACTTATTAAGGAATTAAGCATTCCCCCGCCAGGCTATGAGGATCTCTCATTTcgtacaaaatattctcagaactTCTACAACCAGTATGTTGCAAACTTCTGGAAGCAATACAACTCTTACTGGAAGAATCCACCCCACAACGCAATGCGCTATCTTATGACTTTGTTGTATGGTCTTGTATTTGGCACGGTGTACTGGCAAAAAGGAACAAAACT AGATTCACAGCAAGATTTGTTCAATCTACTTGGAGCCACTTATGCTGCTCTCTTCTTTCTTGGGGCCGCTAATTGCTTCACGGTTCAACCTGTTGTGGCAATTGAGCGAACTGTTTTCTACCGTGAAAATGCGGCGGGCATGTATTCTCCATTATCCTATGCATTAGCTCAG ACAAGCGTGGAGATCATCTACAACATTGTTCAGGGGTGTCTATACACACTTGTCATCTATCCGATGATTGGATATGATTGGAAAGCTGACAAGTTCTTCTACTTCCTGTTCTTCATTATAACAAGCTTCAactacttcacattttttggcaTGATGTTGGTGGCAATTACCCCATCCGCGATGCTCGCAAGCATACTAGTATCCTTTGCGTTACCTCTTTGGAACCTGTTTGCCGGATTCCTTGTCGTTAGGACG ATGATACCAATCTGGTGGAGGTGGTACTACTGGCTCAACCCGGTGTCCTGGACCATCTACGGCGTCGTCGCATCACAGTTTGGCGAGAACACGGGTACTCTTAAGGTCCCCGGTGGGGAACCGGTTTTGGTGAAGCAATTTCTGGACGACAATCTGGGAATACGGTACGATTTCCTCGGCTACGTTGTGCTAGGCCACTTTGCCTATGTCGTTGCCTTCTTCTTCGTGTTCGGCTATTCCATCAAGGTCTTGAACTTCCAGAAACGTTAG